Proteins encoded in a region of the Prunus persica cultivar Lovell chromosome G4, Prunus_persica_NCBIv2, whole genome shotgun sequence genome:
- the LOC18778522 gene encoding probable bifunctional methylthioribulose-1-phosphate dehydratase/enolase-phosphatase E1 1 isoform X3: protein MAAVAVNGAKLGTASQAYLESRAVSDTKVLISDLCRQFYNLGWVSGTGGSITIKVHDDSVPKPQQLVIMSPSGVQKERMLPEDMYVLSPNGSILSTPSPKPYPHKPPKCSDCGPLFMKAYEMRNAGAVIHSHGIESCLVTMINPLAKEFRITHMEMIKGIQGHGYYDELVVPIIENTAYEYELTESLAKAIEAYPKTTAVLVRNHGIYIWGDSWISAKTQAECYHYLFDAAIKLNQLGLDPSTPIHGPIQNVKGVLGSGIHRNISVNAGTAASDNKSDPSQRCIVLDIEGTTTPISFVTDVLFPYARNNVGRHLSATYDTAETQDDIKLLRSQVQDDLEKGVVGSVPIPLDDVGKEGVIAALVANVESMIKADRKITALKQLQGHIWRTGYEKKELEGVVFEDVPEALKKWHDSGIKVYIYSSGSRLAQRLIFGNSNYGDLREYLSGFFDTTVGNKRESSSYAEIVQSVGVDKPSQVLFVTDVFQEAVAAKEAGNELTVLPHPSRENIKCNQVYKPSYQQPGHVTST, encoded by the exons GTCTCAGGGACTGGTGGTAGCATCACAATCAAAGTTCACGATGATTCTGTGCCTAAGCCCCAACAACTCGTAATCATGTCTCCCTCTG GCGTTCAGAAGGAGAGAATGCTACCAGAGGATATGTATGTGTTGTCTCCAAATGGGTCTATCTTGTCTACTCCATCTCCGAAGCCGTACCCACACAAACCTCCTAAGTGTTCTGATTGTGGTCCACTTTTTATGAAG GCATATGAGATGCGTAATGCTGGGGCTGTTATTCATAGTCATGGGATAGAATCTTGTCTTGTAACAATGATCAATCCATTAGCAAAAGAATTCCGA ATTACTCATATGGAGATGATCAAAGGAATCCAAGGGCATGGTTATTATGATGAACTTGTGGTTCCAATAATAGAGAACACTGCCTATGAATATGAGCTGACAGAGTCTCTTGCCAAAGCT ATTGAAGCCTACCCAAAAACAACAGCTGTGCTTGTTCGTAATCATGGCATCTATATATGGGGAGACTCATGGATCAGCGCTAAAACTCAG GCTGAATGTTATCACTATCTCTTTGATGCTGCTATCAAACTTAACCAGTTGGGTTTGGACCCGTCTACTCCAATCCATGGTCCTATACAAAATGTCAAAGGAGTTTTAGGAAGTGGTATTCACAGAAACATATCTGTGAATGCTGGGACTGCAGCTTCAGATAATAAATCTGACCCGTCACAA CGTTGCATTGTTCTTGACATTGAGGGAACTACTACTCCCATATCGTTTGTGACTGATGTTCTGTTTCCATACGCCCGCAATAATGTTGGGAGGCATTTGTCTGCAACATATGACACTGCAGAAACTCAAGATGACATAAAGTTGTTGCGCTCCCAG GTTCAAGATGACCTGGAAAAAGGTGTTGTTGGTTCTGTTCCCATCCCCTTGGATGATGTAGGGAAAGAGGGGGTTATTGCAGCTTTGGTTGCTAATGTTGAATCGATGATAAAAGCTGATCGGAAGATCACTGCCTTGAAACAGTTGCAA GGACATATCTGGAGAACTGGATATGAAAAGAAGGAATTAGAGGGAGTAGTTTTTGAGGATGTACCAGAAGCTCTTAAGAAATGGCATGATTCTGGCATAAAG GTGTACATATACTCTAGTGGTAGCAGGTTGGCACAGAGACTTATATTTGGCAACTCAAACTATGGGGACCTAAGAGAATATTTGTCTGGATTTTTCGACACCACAGTGGG gaaCAAAAGGGAAAGTAGCAGTTATGCTGAAATTGTACAATCAGTTGGAGTTGATAAGCCATCACAGGTTTTATTTGTGACAGATGTCTTTCAAGAAGCTGTAGCTGCAAAGGAAGCAGGTAATGAGTTGACTGTTTTACCCCACCCCTCtagagaaaatattaaatgtaATCAGGTGTATAAACCCTCCTATCAACAACCCGGTCATGTGACTAGCACGTGA
- the LOC18778522 gene encoding probable bifunctional methylthioribulose-1-phosphate dehydratase/enolase-phosphatase E1 1 isoform X1, which yields MAAVAVNGAKLGTASQAYLESRAVSDTKVLISDLCRQFYNLGWVSGTGGSITIKVHDDSVPKPQQLVIMSPSGVQKERMLPEDMYVLSPNGSILSTPSPKPYPHKPPKCSDCGPLFMKNIAKRRLISRRKMSRNLNYKAYEMRNAGAVIHSHGIESCLVTMINPLAKEFRITHMEMIKGIQGHGYYDELVVPIIENTAYEYELTESLAKAIEAYPKTTAVLVRNHGIYIWGDSWISAKTQAECYHYLFDAAIKLNQLGLDPSTPIHGPIQNVKGVLGSGIHRNISVNAGTAASDNKSDPSQRCIVLDIEGTTTPISFVTDVLFPYARNNVGRHLSATYDTAETQDDIKLLRSQVQDDLEKGVVGSVPIPLDDVGKEGVIAALVANVESMIKADRKITALKQLQGHIWRTGYEKKELEGVVFEDVPEALKKWHDSGIKVYIYSSGSRLAQRLIFGNSNYGDLREYLSGFFDTTVGNKRESSSYAEIVQSVGVDKPSQVLFVTDVFQEAVAAKEAGNELTVLPHPSRENIKCNQVYKPSYQQPGHVTST from the exons GTCTCAGGGACTGGTGGTAGCATCACAATCAAAGTTCACGATGATTCTGTGCCTAAGCCCCAACAACTCGTAATCATGTCTCCCTCTG GCGTTCAGAAGGAGAGAATGCTACCAGAGGATATGTATGTGTTGTCTCCAAATGGGTCTATCTTGTCTACTCCATCTCCGAAGCCGTACCCACACAAACCTCCTAAGTGTTCTGATTGTGGTCCACTTTTTATGAAG AATATAGCCAAGAGGCGATTGATTTCGCGGAGAAAAATGTCAAGGAATCTCAATTACAAG GCATATGAGATGCGTAATGCTGGGGCTGTTATTCATAGTCATGGGATAGAATCTTGTCTTGTAACAATGATCAATCCATTAGCAAAAGAATTCCGA ATTACTCATATGGAGATGATCAAAGGAATCCAAGGGCATGGTTATTATGATGAACTTGTGGTTCCAATAATAGAGAACACTGCCTATGAATATGAGCTGACAGAGTCTCTTGCCAAAGCT ATTGAAGCCTACCCAAAAACAACAGCTGTGCTTGTTCGTAATCATGGCATCTATATATGGGGAGACTCATGGATCAGCGCTAAAACTCAG GCTGAATGTTATCACTATCTCTTTGATGCTGCTATCAAACTTAACCAGTTGGGTTTGGACCCGTCTACTCCAATCCATGGTCCTATACAAAATGTCAAAGGAGTTTTAGGAAGTGGTATTCACAGAAACATATCTGTGAATGCTGGGACTGCAGCTTCAGATAATAAATCTGACCCGTCACAA CGTTGCATTGTTCTTGACATTGAGGGAACTACTACTCCCATATCGTTTGTGACTGATGTTCTGTTTCCATACGCCCGCAATAATGTTGGGAGGCATTTGTCTGCAACATATGACACTGCAGAAACTCAAGATGACATAAAGTTGTTGCGCTCCCAG GTTCAAGATGACCTGGAAAAAGGTGTTGTTGGTTCTGTTCCCATCCCCTTGGATGATGTAGGGAAAGAGGGGGTTATTGCAGCTTTGGTTGCTAATGTTGAATCGATGATAAAAGCTGATCGGAAGATCACTGCCTTGAAACAGTTGCAA GGACATATCTGGAGAACTGGATATGAAAAGAAGGAATTAGAGGGAGTAGTTTTTGAGGATGTACCAGAAGCTCTTAAGAAATGGCATGATTCTGGCATAAAG GTGTACATATACTCTAGTGGTAGCAGGTTGGCACAGAGACTTATATTTGGCAACTCAAACTATGGGGACCTAAGAGAATATTTGTCTGGATTTTTCGACACCACAGTGGG gaaCAAAAGGGAAAGTAGCAGTTATGCTGAAATTGTACAATCAGTTGGAGTTGATAAGCCATCACAGGTTTTATTTGTGACAGATGTCTTTCAAGAAGCTGTAGCTGCAAAGGAAGCAGGTAATGAGTTGACTGTTTTACCCCACCCCTCtagagaaaatattaaatgtaATCAGGTGTATAAACCCTCCTATCAACAACCCGGTCATGTGACTAGCACGTGA
- the LOC18778522 gene encoding probable bifunctional methylthioribulose-1-phosphate dehydratase/enolase-phosphatase E1 1 isoform X2 yields the protein MAAVAVNGAKLGTASQAYLESRAVSDTKVLISDLCRQFYNLGWVSGTGGSITIKVHDDSVPKPQQLVIMSPSGVQKERMLPEDMYVLSPNGSILSTPSPKPYPHKPPKCSDCGPLFMKNIAKRRLISRRKMSRNLNYKAYEMRNAGAVIHSHGIESCLVTMINPLAKEFRITHMEMIKGIQGHGYYDELVVPIIENTAYEYELTESLAKAIEAYPKTTAVLVRNHGIYIWGDSWISAKTQAECYHYLFDAAIKLNQLGLDPSTPIHGPIQNVKGVLGSGIHRNISVNAGTAASDNKSDPSQRCIVLDIEGTTTPISFVTDVLFPYARNNVGRHLSATYDTAETQDDIKLLRSQVQDDLEKGVVGSVPIPLDDVGKEGVIAALVANVESMIKADRKITALKQLQGHIWRTGYEKKELEGVVFEDVPEALKKWHDSGIKVYIYSSGSRLAQRLIFGNSNYGDLREYLSGFFDTTVGNKRESSSYAEIVQSVGVDKPSQVLFVTDVFQEAVAAKEAGLEVIVSIRPGNGPLPENHGFKTVNSFSEI from the exons GTCTCAGGGACTGGTGGTAGCATCACAATCAAAGTTCACGATGATTCTGTGCCTAAGCCCCAACAACTCGTAATCATGTCTCCCTCTG GCGTTCAGAAGGAGAGAATGCTACCAGAGGATATGTATGTGTTGTCTCCAAATGGGTCTATCTTGTCTACTCCATCTCCGAAGCCGTACCCACACAAACCTCCTAAGTGTTCTGATTGTGGTCCACTTTTTATGAAG AATATAGCCAAGAGGCGATTGATTTCGCGGAGAAAAATGTCAAGGAATCTCAATTACAAG GCATATGAGATGCGTAATGCTGGGGCTGTTATTCATAGTCATGGGATAGAATCTTGTCTTGTAACAATGATCAATCCATTAGCAAAAGAATTCCGA ATTACTCATATGGAGATGATCAAAGGAATCCAAGGGCATGGTTATTATGATGAACTTGTGGTTCCAATAATAGAGAACACTGCCTATGAATATGAGCTGACAGAGTCTCTTGCCAAAGCT ATTGAAGCCTACCCAAAAACAACAGCTGTGCTTGTTCGTAATCATGGCATCTATATATGGGGAGACTCATGGATCAGCGCTAAAACTCAG GCTGAATGTTATCACTATCTCTTTGATGCTGCTATCAAACTTAACCAGTTGGGTTTGGACCCGTCTACTCCAATCCATGGTCCTATACAAAATGTCAAAGGAGTTTTAGGAAGTGGTATTCACAGAAACATATCTGTGAATGCTGGGACTGCAGCTTCAGATAATAAATCTGACCCGTCACAA CGTTGCATTGTTCTTGACATTGAGGGAACTACTACTCCCATATCGTTTGTGACTGATGTTCTGTTTCCATACGCCCGCAATAATGTTGGGAGGCATTTGTCTGCAACATATGACACTGCAGAAACTCAAGATGACATAAAGTTGTTGCGCTCCCAG GTTCAAGATGACCTGGAAAAAGGTGTTGTTGGTTCTGTTCCCATCCCCTTGGATGATGTAGGGAAAGAGGGGGTTATTGCAGCTTTGGTTGCTAATGTTGAATCGATGATAAAAGCTGATCGGAAGATCACTGCCTTGAAACAGTTGCAA GGACATATCTGGAGAACTGGATATGAAAAGAAGGAATTAGAGGGAGTAGTTTTTGAGGATGTACCAGAAGCTCTTAAGAAATGGCATGATTCTGGCATAAAG GTGTACATATACTCTAGTGGTAGCAGGTTGGCACAGAGACTTATATTTGGCAACTCAAACTATGGGGACCTAAGAGAATATTTGTCTGGATTTTTCGACACCACAGTGGG gaaCAAAAGGGAAAGTAGCAGTTATGCTGAAATTGTACAATCAGTTGGAGTTGATAAGCCATCACAGGTTTTATTTGTGACAGATGTCTTTCAAGAAGCTGTAGCTGCAAAGGAAGCAG GATTGGAAGTTATTGTATCTATCCGACCAGGGAATGGACCTCTTCCAGAAAATCATGGGTTCAAAACAGTAAATTCTTTCTCGGAAATCTGA
- the LOC18780674 gene encoding dynamin-related protein 5A, producing MSTNATTPNAFFTTPTKTPLGKSHSRKHPHPSSIAENDMSSSSLVSLSNSKSRFEAYNRLQAATVAFGEKLPIPEIVALGGQSDGKSSLLEALLGFRFNVREVEMGTRRPLILQMVHDATALEPRCRFQEEDSEEYGSPVVLPSAIADIIKSRTESLLKKTKSAVSSKPIVMRAEYAHCPNLTIIDTPGFVLKAKKGEPERTPEEILSMVKSLASPPHRILLFLQQSSVEWCSSLWLDAIRDIDPTFRRTIIVVSKFDNRLKEFSDRWEVDRYLSASGYLGDNTHPFFVALPKDRNTISNDEFRRQISQVDSEVLRHLRDGVKGGFDEEKFRPYIGFSCLREYLESELQKRYKEAAPATLALLEQRCSDVTSELDKMDSKIQATSDVSQLRRSAMLYAASISNHVATLIDGAADPAPEQWGKTTFEEQSESGIGGWPGVTADIMPPNATLRLYGGAAFERVMHEFHCAAYSIKCPPVSREKVANILLAHASRGGGRGVTEAAAEIARAAARSWLAPLLDTACDRLAFVLGNLFDLALERTRNRELECGRKSGNMDGYIGFHAALRQAYTRFIKDLGKQCKQLVRHHLDSVTSPYSLVCYENDCQGGFGSSASSSFKFNQSSVNSFLLELSDATMKDQENIPPEKNAQQTTPGKAAEARDALRESQITVPETPSPDHPCAGGANKDLGNGIDMGGRKRLSRMTGNSRNPDNTSAQNGGSFFFGNADGLLRSGSAYTEICSSAAQHFARIREVLVERNVASALNSGFLTPCRDRLVLAIGLDLFAVNDERFMDMFIVPGAIDVLQNERQSLQKRQKILQSCLNEFKSVARAL from the exons ATGTCCACCAACGCCACCACCCCAAACGCCTTCTTCACTACACCCACCAAAACCCCATTGGGAAAATCTCACTCTCGAAAGCACCCCCACCCAAGTTCCATTGCAGAAAACGACATGTCGTCGTCTTCGTTGGTCTCCCTCTCCAACTCCAAGTCCCGGTTCGAGGCCTACAATCGCCTCCAAGCGGCCACGGTGGCCTTCGGAGAGAAGCTCCCAATCCCGGAGATCGTCGCCCTCGGAGGCCAATCGGACGGCAAGAGCTCGCTCCTCGAAGCACTCCTCGGCTTTCGCTTCAATGTCCGCGAAGTCGAGATGGGCACTCGCAGACCTCTCATTCTCCAAATGGTCCACGACGCCACCGCTCTCGAGCCACGCTGCCGATTCCAG GAGGAGGATTCTGAAGAATATGGAAGCCCAGTTGTTTTGCCATCTGCCATTGCAGATATTATTAAGTCCCGAACTGAGTCGCTTTTGAAGAAAACTAAAAGTGCAGTTTCTTCAAAGCCTATTGTTATGAGAGCAGAATATGCACACTGCCCAAACCTCACCATTATAGATACTCCAGGCTTTGTTCTTAAG GCGAAGAAAGGAGAGCCTGAGAGAACGCCTGAAgaaattctttctatggtgaAATCACTAGCTAGTCCTCCACATCGTATCCTCCTGTTTCTTCAACAGAGTAGTGTGGAGTGGTGTTCATCTTTGTGGTTGGACGCTATTCGGGATATTGATCCCACTTTTAGACGGACAATTATCGTGGTCTCCAAGTTTGATAATCGTTTAAAG GAGTTTAGTGACCGGTGGGAAGTGGACCGGTATTTGAGTGCAAGTGGTTATCTTGGCGATAACACTCACCCATTCTTTGTTGCACTGCCAAAGGATAGGAATACAATTTCAAATGACGAATTCCGCAGGCAGATATCTCAAGTAGACTCTGAAGTTCTCCGTCATCTGCGTGACGGTGTTAAGGGAGGCtttgatgaagaaaagttCAGACCGTATATTGGATTTAGCTGTTTGAGAGAATATTTAGAATCTGAACTTCAGAAAAGGTATAAAGAAGCCGCACCAGCAACTCTTGCTTTGCTTGAGCAGCGATGCAGTGATGTCACCTCTGAACTAGACAAGATGGACTCAAAAATACAGGCCACCTCTGATGTTTCTCAGCTTAGGAGATCTGCAATGTTGTACGCAGCTTCTATAAGCAATCATGTG GCAACTTTGATTGATGGAGCAGCAGACCCTGCCCCTGAGCAATGGGGGAAAACAACTTTTGAGGAGCAGTCAGAAAGTGGTATTGGCGGATGGCCTGGCGTCACAGCAGATATAATGCCTCCCAATGCTACTCTTCGACTTTATGGAGGAGCTGCTTTTGAAAGGGTGATGCACGAATTTCACTGTGCTGCATATTCAATTAAATGCCCTCCAGTGTCCAGGGAGAAG GTGGCAAATATACTACTTGCCCATGCTAGCCGAGGTGGGGGTAGAGGGGTAACAGAGGCAGCTGCAGAGATTGCACGTGCTGCTGCCCGATCATGGCTTGCTCCTCTTCTTGACACTGCTTGTGATCggcttgcttttgttttgggaAATCTCTTTGATCTTGCTCTAGAACGAACTCGCAACCGTGAGTTAGAAT GTGGGAGGAAATCAGGAAATATGGATGGATATATTGGTTTTCATGCTGCTCTTAGGCAGGCGTACACTCGCTTTATAAAGGATCTTGGTAAACAGTGCAAGCAACTCGTTAGGCACCATCTTGATTCAGTTACAAGTCCATACTCATTGGTTTGCTACGAGAATGACTGTCAAGGAGGTTTCGGCTCCAGTGCATCCTCTTCTTTCAAATTCAACCAGTCTTCTGTCAATTCATTTTTACTTGAGTTATCCGATGCCACGATGAAAGATCAAGAGAATATACCTCCAGAAAAGAATGCACAGCAAACAACTCCAGGAAAAGCTGCAGAGGCTAGAGATGCTCTTCGAGAAAGCCAAATTACTGTGCCTGAGACTCCATCCCCTGATCATCCATGTGCTGGTGGTGCAAATAAGGATCTTGGAAATGGCATTGACATGGGAGGAAGAAAGCGCCTGTCAAGAATGACAGGCAATAGCAGAAATCCTGATAATACAAGTGCACAAAATGgtggttcctttttttttggaaatgcTGATGGCCTTTTAAGATCAGGCTCGGCTTATACAGAAATATGTTCATCAGCTGCACAGCATTTTGCACGGATACGTGAAGTTCTTGTTGAGAGAAATGTGGCATCGGCTTTGAATTCTGGATTCCTAACCCCTTG TCGGGATCGGCTTGTTCTGGCAATTGGTTTGGATTTGTTTGCCGTGAATGACGAGAGATTCATGGACATGTTCATCGTTCCCGGTGCCATCGATGTACTGCAGAATGAGCGGCAATCGCTTCAAAAGCGTCAAAAGATACTCCAATCTTGTTTGAATGAGTTCAAAAGTGTTGCCCGCGCACTTTGA
- the LOC18778522 gene encoding probable bifunctional methylthioribulose-1-phosphate dehydratase/enolase-phosphatase E1 1 isoform X4, giving the protein MAAVAVNGAKLGTASQAYLESRAVSDTKVLISDLCRQFYNLGWVSGTGGSITIKVHDDSVPKPQQLVIMSPSGVQKERMLPEDMYVLSPNGSILSTPSPKPYPHKPPKCSDCGPLFMKAYEMRNAGAVIHSHGIESCLVTMINPLAKEFRITHMEMIKGIQGHGYYDELVVPIIENTAYEYELTESLAKAIEAYPKTTAVLVRNHGIYIWGDSWISAKTQAECYHYLFDAAIKLNQLGLDPSTPIHGPIQNVKGVLGSGIHRNISVNAGTAASDNKSDPSQRCIVLDIEGTTTPISFVTDVLFPYARNNVGRHLSATYDTAETQDDIKLLRSQVQDDLEKGVVGSVPIPLDDVGKEGVIAALVANVESMIKADRKITALKQLQGHIWRTGYEKKELEGVVFEDVPEALKKWHDSGIKVYIYSSGSRLAQRLIFGNSNYGDLREYLSGFFDTTVGNKRESSSYAEIVQSVGVDKPSQVLFVTDVFQEAVAAKEAGLEVIVSIRPGNGPLPENHGFKTVNSFSEI; this is encoded by the exons GTCTCAGGGACTGGTGGTAGCATCACAATCAAAGTTCACGATGATTCTGTGCCTAAGCCCCAACAACTCGTAATCATGTCTCCCTCTG GCGTTCAGAAGGAGAGAATGCTACCAGAGGATATGTATGTGTTGTCTCCAAATGGGTCTATCTTGTCTACTCCATCTCCGAAGCCGTACCCACACAAACCTCCTAAGTGTTCTGATTGTGGTCCACTTTTTATGAAG GCATATGAGATGCGTAATGCTGGGGCTGTTATTCATAGTCATGGGATAGAATCTTGTCTTGTAACAATGATCAATCCATTAGCAAAAGAATTCCGA ATTACTCATATGGAGATGATCAAAGGAATCCAAGGGCATGGTTATTATGATGAACTTGTGGTTCCAATAATAGAGAACACTGCCTATGAATATGAGCTGACAGAGTCTCTTGCCAAAGCT ATTGAAGCCTACCCAAAAACAACAGCTGTGCTTGTTCGTAATCATGGCATCTATATATGGGGAGACTCATGGATCAGCGCTAAAACTCAG GCTGAATGTTATCACTATCTCTTTGATGCTGCTATCAAACTTAACCAGTTGGGTTTGGACCCGTCTACTCCAATCCATGGTCCTATACAAAATGTCAAAGGAGTTTTAGGAAGTGGTATTCACAGAAACATATCTGTGAATGCTGGGACTGCAGCTTCAGATAATAAATCTGACCCGTCACAA CGTTGCATTGTTCTTGACATTGAGGGAACTACTACTCCCATATCGTTTGTGACTGATGTTCTGTTTCCATACGCCCGCAATAATGTTGGGAGGCATTTGTCTGCAACATATGACACTGCAGAAACTCAAGATGACATAAAGTTGTTGCGCTCCCAG GTTCAAGATGACCTGGAAAAAGGTGTTGTTGGTTCTGTTCCCATCCCCTTGGATGATGTAGGGAAAGAGGGGGTTATTGCAGCTTTGGTTGCTAATGTTGAATCGATGATAAAAGCTGATCGGAAGATCACTGCCTTGAAACAGTTGCAA GGACATATCTGGAGAACTGGATATGAAAAGAAGGAATTAGAGGGAGTAGTTTTTGAGGATGTACCAGAAGCTCTTAAGAAATGGCATGATTCTGGCATAAAG GTGTACATATACTCTAGTGGTAGCAGGTTGGCACAGAGACTTATATTTGGCAACTCAAACTATGGGGACCTAAGAGAATATTTGTCTGGATTTTTCGACACCACAGTGGG gaaCAAAAGGGAAAGTAGCAGTTATGCTGAAATTGTACAATCAGTTGGAGTTGATAAGCCATCACAGGTTTTATTTGTGACAGATGTCTTTCAAGAAGCTGTAGCTGCAAAGGAAGCAG GATTGGAAGTTATTGTATCTATCCGACCAGGGAATGGACCTCTTCCAGAAAATCATGGGTTCAAAACAGTAAATTCTTTCTCGGAAATCTGA
- the LOC18780653 gene encoding VQ motif-containing protein 4 translates to MEFTSRPQEIREKQPYSYSPINSPRSNGTNTNTKTNTNSSVCSSNTNNNNNNNNSSGVQIPTTPKLTTPRSDPNPYPTTFVQADTTNFKHVVQMLTGSSETVSHQSSPKPTTTHHHHHPHSHQDPTVLPSSNKSFNIPPIKTAPPKKQGFKLYERRSTNLKNTLMINTLMPNFPHQASGFSPRHQEILSPSLLDFPSLTLSPVTPLNDDPFDKSSSSPSLGNSSSEEDRAIAEKGFYLHPSPRTTTTPRDPEPRLLPLFPVTSPRVSGSSS, encoded by the coding sequence ATGGAATTCACCTCAAGGCCTCAAGAAATCAGAGAGAAgcaaccatattcatattctcCCATAAACTCCCCCAGAAGCAATGGCAccaacacaaacacaaagaCAAACACAAACAGCAGTGTCTGCAGCAGCaacaccaacaacaacaacaacaacaacaatagcTCAGGGGTTCAAATCCCCACAACCCCAAAGCTCACAACTCCCAGATCTGACCCCAATCCCTACCCAACAACCTTTGTCCAAGCAGACACCACAAACTTCAAACATGTTGTCCAAATGCTCACAGGCTCCTCTGAAACTGTAAGCCACCAATCTTCCCCCAAACCAACCACAAcccatcatcaccatcatcctCACAGCCATCAAGATCCAACCGTTTTACCCTCCTCCAACAAAAGCTTCAACATCCCACCAATCAAAACAGCCCCTCCCAAAAAGCAAGGCTTCAAGCTTTATGAGAGGAGGAGCACCAATCTCAAAAACACCCTCATGATCAACACCTTGATGCCCAATTTTCCCCATCAAGCATCTGGGTTCTCGCCACGTCATCAGGAGATCCTGTCCCCGAGCTTGCTGGACTTCCCTTCCCTCACTCTCAGCCCAGTGACCCCGTTAAACGACGACCCGTTTGACAAGTCCTCTTCGTCGCCTTCTTTGGGGAATTCTTCATCGGAGGAAGACAGAGCAATTGCAGAGAAGGGGTTTTACTTGCACCCATCTCCGAGAACGACGACAACTCCCAGAGACCCTGAGCCCAGGCTTTTGCCTTTGTTTCCAGTCACTTCGCCTAGAGTTTCTGGGTCTTCTTCTTGA